The sequence TCCGTGGTCTTGGGGCGGCCTGCTTGTCCATCCTCCGCATGCACGTCTATCCCCTGCGGCGCGGCTTGATTCCCGATCGCGCGGGTGGAATCAAGGAGCGATCTGGGCTTGCCGCTGTGCCTGCGGTATGCTCGAACGGGCAGCGTAGACTCGGCAGCCGTAGTCGGCAGTGCCGCCTTTGGGTTCTGTGCGAACGTGCGCATGCTTACGATCCTTGTCTGGGCTGCACGAGATCCCAGAGGTTGCCGTAGAGATCGCTGAAGACGGCCACGGTGCCGTAGCTCTCGTCCCTGGGCTCCCGCACAAACACTACGCCCCTCGCCTGGTAGGCGTGAAAGTCGCGCCAAAAGTCATCGGTGTACAGAAACAGAAACACGCGACCGCCGGTTTGGTTGCCAATTCGCGACGCTTGCTCCTGCCCTACGGCGCGAGCGAGCAGGAGGTGAGCGCCATGCGAGCCTGCCGGTGCGACCACGACCCAGCGCTTGTCTTGCTGGGGAATGTAGGTGTCCTCGACCAGGGTAAAGCCAAGCGTGTCGACATAGAACGCAATGGCTTCGTCATACTCACGAACCACAAGGCTTACGAGTCCGATTGATTGCTTCATCGCGTTGTGCTCCATCTATGGACACCAGCGGTGCTCGCTAAAGGTTGAGCAAGAAAACGGGCGCAGGAGCCGCATGACTGATGCGGCAGCCTGCCGAAGAGCCGCGCACGGTGACAACCTTACCGTGCGCGGCTTGAAGGTCACAGCCCTGTGTTCCGTCCGGGCGTCCTCCGCTCGGAATCGATCATTCACTGAATGCGAGCGCAAACGATTGCTTTTGATACTTCCGCGATAATGTCCGGTACGAGTATGACCGCATCGCCATCAGTGTCACCGCCAGGCCGATCAGACCAGTCACGGTAAATACGAGCGCGAGCCCGCGATCCGGCCCGGTTCCAAACCAGGGGCCGAGAAGCTCCACGCCGCTTCCGGTGGTCATAAATGGAATGAAGATGAACTGCGCGATCGGGCCGATCAGAAACGCCGTGAGCGGCGATGCCGCTTGCTCGATGCTTTGGGCAAATCCGAACACCCGGCCTTGCCGTTCGGGCGGGATCACCGACTGTAAAATCGTTTGCTCGGATGCTTCAACGACCGGAATGAGGCAGAGGTAGAGGAATAAGCCGACGGTGAGCAGGACGATCGACGCCTGGATCGTAAAGATGCTCGCGATGATCCACATGACGATATTGGTCAGAAAGAGCGTCCGCAGCGGTGATGCGCCTAAGCCCTTGCGCGCGACAATCAGACCGCCCACAATAAAGCCCAGGCTCAAAAAGCCCCAGAGCCCGCCCCATACCTGAACGGAAACCAGCAACAGGCCGTACGCATCCATCAGCGACATGAAGACGCCGCCCAGGAAGTTGTTGAAGGTATGAAAGAAGATGAGTCCAAACAATCCAGGGACCAGCCGGATGACGTGGATGGTTCCGCGAAGATCGATCCGATCCGTGTGTGCTTCGGGATGGACGCTTTCCCGCTCAGCAAAGGTGATGGTCCAGAGGTGGACAATGACCAGCGTCGTCAGGGCGAGCGCGAAGCCAAGCACCCAGAAGATGCCAAGAAAACCGACGGCCAGGCCGCTAAAAATGGAGGCGACGAGGAACGCCACGCCATTCGCCGTCCCGACAAGGCCGTTTGCGCGGTCGCGCCCGTCTTCGGGAATGAGAAGCGTCACAAGGGTCGAGAGCGCGATCGAACGCAGATTGCCGATGATGGCTCCAAGAAGGGCGAGGATGATAAATGTCCAAAGCATGAGGCTGGAGGCATTCGTAAAGACCTGGGGTGGTGTGGCGAGGTACGTGATGCTTGCGAGCGTGTAGCACAGGAGCGAGCCAAGGCTTGATACGAGCATCGCTGTTTTCTTTGGATACCGATCAACAAGCGATCCAAGGAAAAAGCCGGAGATAGTGGTGGTGGTGAGATACGCACCGGCCATGATCGAGGTAGCAACTACCGACTTTGTTTCAAGATATACCCAAAAGGTGACGGCAAACCACACCAATGTATTCGTTAGTGACGCAGCCAGGGAGTTTACGACCACAGCATAAAACGTTTTCATCATCTGCTCCTCCTTAGGTTGTGCCACCATGATAGCCTCTCCGTGTGACAGAGACGGTCACAGCGAGAAAGAAGGAGCATAAGATGAACTGCCGCACAACTCAAGGATTACTGTTGAACGCAGTGTCACACAAGAAATATTCAGGAGGTGCTTGCTCGTGCGTTCCAGGCAATACCGATCGAGGGGTCAACGCGCTGGCCGCCCCTCGACGACCCGCATCCTCCGCCGCCCGGAGCGACCTAGCGCCCTGCTGCATAGGTTGGTCCTGTCCGTTGGAATTGTGCCTGGACGTTAATCCGTAACCACAAATTGCCGGTAGTGCGTGCCTGTAACTGCCGCATCTTCCTGCGTTTTCTACGTAGCTCGCTCGGCTTTTCGTAATAGCCATAGCGCCGTTTCGTCCAGGGCCGTGCATATTCCTGATGTACGAGCCGCCGCAAGCGTTCAAGTGCTTGCGTGAGCTGTTCGCCTTCGCGAACCTCCACACGAACCATAGCAAGCGTCGAGGTACGGTTGACGCAACACCGACCACATAATGTGACAATCGAGCGGAAGACATGGAATCATGTTCGATATGATACCAACACGTATATCGGTATATGCCCGGCTTGCAAGAGCACCCTCCTCCATCTGGTACGGGCGCGCTCACCGATCTGCCCATGATCGAGGCGGTTCAAGGCGCTGTATCAAGATCCGCCATCTCTTGACGGTCTTGCATCTCTGCCGCCCTTAGCCACCGGTCCTTCCACACCAGATGGAACCACCACGTCGCCGCGCCAACGATCCCCGACGCGGGGATTGACCACCAGACAGCGGTCAGTCCGAAGCTGTTGAGCAGAATGATGAACACGAGGACGATCACCAGAATCGTATTGAGAAAGGCCACGGAAAACGCGCTCGATCCGAGCTTATACTTTCCCCAATCCATGGGTATCTCTCGGCCAATGGCATAGGGCAGCCCAGGAAGGATCTCTGGATAGTGGAAAGCGAACCAGGCGCGCACGCGACCTAATCGTCGTCGGTACAAGATCGTGGCTACACGCCGCTGGAGCATTTTTCGGAAGGTGATGAATCCCAAACACATGATAACCGCTAGGCCAGCAATCAGTAACCATAAGTGAATATCCGACCGGATGAATTGTTGGGTCGCGATCAGGACAGAGCCAAGCGCCGCAGCGAACGTGATATAGAAGTTCAAGCGAGTCTCGCCAACGTCCTTGGCATGCTGGTGGAGGGCATATAAGCTTTGATACTCGTGCAGCAAAAAGTCTTTGGCTCCATCGGCGGGAGCCTTGCGGGGCTTGGGCTGGGTATCGTCTCGTATCATGGCAACACGTTACAACGCGAGATGAGGCATTGTCAAGCTGTCTTTGTACGCGCTCCGTCATGACGAGACAGCAGGTGGTGCCAGAGGCTCGCCGTCGGTCGTAGATACCCGCCGTTCCTGCCTTTCCGCGTGCAGCCGGACGTACACCAGCCCGACGTAGAGGCCATCATAGACCAGGATCGCACCGTACAAGAAGGGCAGCAGGACCGACTGGCGGAAGCTCTCGACATACAGATAGAAGGCGAGCGAGGCGAGCGCGGTGCCAATCAGCTTGCAGAGGCCGATGCTGAGCGACTGACCACGCAGGGAGCGACGCCGGTAGAGCATGAGCAGAAAGAGCACAGACATCAGGAGGTTCTGCCCGAACGCGGCATAGGCTCCCGCCCAGTCGTTAAACTCGTAGGATAGCAGCAGGACGAGACAGAAACTGGTGACGAGGGTCAGCCCAAAGCCAGCATAGAAGACCACGCGCGGCAGATCGGAAAACTCATACGGGCCATAGCGCAGGAGTTGCAGGAGGATGACCACATCGAAGGCAAACCAGACCATGTTGACCGTCCGCTGAATCGGCTCGTGCGGATGGAGGAACGCGAAGATAAACTCCCAGGAAAGATTGGCACACAGGGCGACGAGCGGCATGCCATAGGTGTGATCGCGTGCGCCCTGGCGAATAATGAGCAGGTAGGTGAGGGTCCAGAACACGCCCGATCCGAGCATGAGCGCCGTGAACATAGGCACCTCCCGAATGATGTTATGCCAGTATAGCACGTGGGATGGAGCCGCTCAGCATGCGTTTGGTTATGCGATGATCCACCGATCGAGCATCCGGGAAATCCTAGGACGTATGCTCGGATGGCGCTGTCTGACCAACCGGATCGCCGTGCCGCAGCAGAAAGTCCAGGATAAGGGGTTGGACGATGGCAATGTTCTCCGGCGAGAAGATGAAGTCGGCGTGCTCGGCGCCGGGAACCACGGCAAGCTCGGCATTGGGGAGCAGGCGATACATCTCGACGCCAGCTTCGACAGGGACAAAGCCATCGCGGTCGCCAAGCAGGACCATTGTGGGCGCGACGACCCTGGCGAAATCGTCCTGGGTGTAGTTCAGCGATGCGTTCCACATCGGTTTGATGTTTTTCAACAACGTCTTCCACCCGTCAGGTCCATGGAGCCGCTTGAGCATCGCCGCGAAGTCCGCGTTGTCGCGCTCGAACTGCTCGATGTCGACCTCCGGCGACTGTGGATCGCCGAGAATGGAGCGCACCCACGTGCGAGACGCCTCGGTAAGCTCGCGGTAGGCGCCACCGATGACCAGGGCTTGAGGCAGGTCGGGATAGCGCATCCCGATCTCCAGCGCAACCTGTCCCCCGTCACTGTAGCCGCAGATCAGGGGCTTCTGGAGATCAAGCGCCTGCACGAGCGCCACCATATCATCCGCCAGCAATCCAAAGCTCATGCTGCCCGTTGGATTACGGGTCCGGCCATGACCTCGGCTGTCGGGCGTAATCACGCGGTAGCGCTCGGCAAAGGCGGCGCGATAGAGCTGCCACGATTCGCTGGTCAGGGCACCACCGTGGATCAAGAGCAGCGGCCTGCCCTGTCCATGCTCTTGGTAGTAGATGTCCAGATCATTGGCCCGAATAGAGTGGCCGTGCTGGGTTGCGCTGTGCTCCGATGCGGTCATGCCGGCCTCCTGCTGACGAAAGGGTTAAGCGCGGATCGTGCGGGGATCGTCGCTATCGCCAGTATAGCACACATGTGCGGTCTGAGTCTGGCGCGCCGGTTCCGACATGATCATGAATCCGCCGACGCGATCGTGCGGCCTTCCGTAGCTGCGCCGCAACATCTCGCCAAGGTCTGTCTGACCCTTGCCGTCCCTCGCGCAGGCTCAGGCGTAGCCTCATACGCCAGATACTCATCGACTTAGCGGCGTATCTCCGGCACGCGCGGCTGGCGCTCCAAGATCTCAAATGCGGCCAGCAAGAGGACCGCAGTAACCAGCAAAAATGGTCCGAGCGTTTCCAGACCCAATCGATCCGCGATCAGACCAAAGCCGCCCACGAGCGATGCAGCGCCGAACGTCGCCGCCGCGATCTGGAACCCAACGGTGTTTGCGGCGTGCGCCGGACCCATGCGCGCCGGTGTCAGGGAAATCAGCGACGGAAACATCGGCGCGAGCGCCAGGCCCAGCAGGGCCACCCCAGCCAACGAGAGCCACGACGCGAGGTTGAGCCAGAGCATCACAACGCCGAGAATCGCGCCGACCATGCACAGCTGGAGCAGCGTCCGCACCGGGATGTGCGCGACAATCACCCCAGACAGCAGCCGCCCGACGGTGAGGCTTCCCCAGTACACACTCACCCAGATGCCTGCCAGCGCTGGCAGCATGCCGCGCGCCTCGGTCAGCAGCGTGTAGAGCCACTGACCGGCGCTCAGCTCAAGCCCGGCGTACAGAAAGAAGAGCAGAATACTCAGCCATGCCGAAGGCAGCGCCAGGGTACGGATCATCGGCGCGCTCGGTGTTGGCTCGGCGTGGCCTTCGTCGGCAGATGCGTGCCACTGGCTCCGCGTCACCGCAAAGCAGCTCGCCAGGATCAGTTGCGCCATGCCTACAAGCAGGTAGCCCAGCCGCCAGGATTGTCCCGCGCTGATCACGCTGCTCATCACGATCGGGCCGGTCGCCGCGCCAAGGCCAAACGATGCGTGCAGCCAGTTCATCGTGCGTGGGCTGAAGTTTTCGGCGGCGTAGGTGTTCAGCCCGGCGTCGATCGCGCCCGCACCCAGACCCGCCAGCAGCCCCAGCCCGACCATCACGATCCACTGCGGGGCGGCGCTGTAGCCCAGCAGGCTGAGCGCGGTTGCCAGGCAGCTCAGCACCAGCAGCCAGCCAACGCCGATGCGCGCCAGCACCCGCCCGCTGCTGAAGCTCGACACCAGGTAGCCGAGCGTCCCGGTGGTGATTAGCGCGCCAAGCGCATCCAGCGAGAGGCCAAAGGTGCTGCGGATCGACGGCCACGCGACGCCGGTCAAACCGTCGGGTAATCCTAAGCTGATAAATGCCGCGTAGGCCAGACCAACAAGCAGCGCGGCGCGCTGGCGAACGGCGGTAGCAGAGGCAGCCACGATTCTTCTTCTCCTTTTCTTGTCTGAAACGATTTTGTCTGTAACGTTTCAGAAATATACCACCTGTGCTATACTTCCGCAACCTGGCGGAAAGAGGAGCAGCATATGACCCAGGATGGTTCGCGTGAGAAGCGTCAGCGTGTGACGATCAATGATGTAGCGTCGGCTCTGGGCGTGGCCGTGTCAACGGTGTCAAATGCCTACAATCGTCCCGATCAACTTTCGACAAAGCTGCGGACGCGCATACTGGACGTGGCGGCGCAGCTCGGCTATCCGGGGCCGGACCCCGTCGCGCGCAGCCTGCGGCAGCAGCGTGCAGGCGCGGTGGGCGTGCTCTTCTCCGAGCGCCTGTCGTATGTGTTTACCGATCCGGCTGCCGTGCAGGTGCTCGATGGCATCGCCAGTGCGCTGGAGGCGGCAGGTCTTGGGCTGCTCCTCGTGCCTGGGCGGGCTGACACCACGACGACCGTGCAGCGCGCGCTGGTCGATGGCTTCCTGCTCTACTCGATGCTGGAAGACGATCCGCTGGTGGGGGCAGCGCTGGCACGGCGCATCCCCACGGTGCTGCTCGACCAGCCGCCGAGGGAAGGGGTGCCCTCGATCACGGTTGACGATGCCGATGGTGCGCGACAGGCGGCTGAGCATCTGCTGAGCCTCGGCCACCGGCGCTTCGCAATCATTACCGACCGGCTGACCGAGCCGCTTGCAGACTCGGCAGCGGCAGAGCGCCTGACGCCGCACGAGCAGGCCGCGCACACCTTCTTCGTCACGCAACTGCGTTTCCAGGGGTATCGTCGCGCGCTGGAACAGGCAGGGCTGAGCTGGAACGATGTGCCGATCTCTGTGTGTGCCGACAACAGCGAAGCTGATGGCGCGGCGGCCATGCAGGCGTTGCTGACCCGGTCGCCTCGACCGACGGCGGTGCTGTGCATCACGGATCGGCTCGCGCTGGGTGCGGTGACGGCGGCGCGGCAGGCGGGCCTGTATGTGCCGCAGGATATATCCATTGTTGGCTTCGATGACATCCCGCCCGCCGCGCATGTGACCCCGCCGCTGACCACGATCCGGCAGGAGCACCGCGAAAAGGGGCGCCTGGCAGGCCAGGCGCTGATCGCACTGCTCCGGGGCGAGGCGGTCGCACAGACGGGGCCGCTCCCGGTGCAGCTCGTGATCCGTGGAACAACAGGTCCAGTCCCCGCCTGAGCGCATGGCGGAGATGAGCAGCGAGCGCAGCTCGTGAGGATGCTCGTCGGCGTGGATGGGTCGGCTGAGAATCAGAAGCTCCTGTAGAGCGACGGCGTATGCTATACTTTCGCACACCGGCAACGTCCTGAGCTACTGGGAATGCGCGGCGCATGGCCTTCAGCGAAGCACGTACCCGCAAAGAGCTTATTGATCCGGCTCTGCTCTGCTGCCGGAGCAGCATTTCCACACAATCACGCAGGACATAGCACATGACGCAGGAAGACTCCTCCCAGGCAGCAGGGCTCAGCGCGGCCCAGCGGGCACGGCTGCTCCAGCATCTACGACACAAAAACGTTGTTAAGGCCCAGCAGCACACGATCCCCCGCGCCGATCTCCAGGCTCCGATTGCCGCCTCGTTTGCGCAGCAGCGCCTGTGGCTGCTCCACCAGCTCGCGCCCGACGATCCTGCCTATAACTGGCCGGCCTGTGTGCGCTGCATCGGCCCGCTCGATCCAGAGCGCTTGCAGCGCAGCCTGACGGCCCTGATCGCCCGCCATGCCATCTTGCGCACCACCTTCGGCACCATCGATGGACAGCCGGTGCAGCAGATCGCAGCGCCCGCGCCGCCGCCGCTGCCTGTCGTCTCGCTGGAGCAGCTCACGCCCGACGAGCAGGAGGCTGAGGTTCAGCGCCGCGTCCACGCCGCCGCGCGGCAGCCCTTCGATCTGGCCCACGGCCCGCTGCTGCGTGCCACACTGCTGCGGCTGAGTCCCACCGAGCATGTGCTGGTGCTGTTTCTCCATCATATCATCGCCGATGGCTGGTCCGCCTCCATCCTGCTCCGCGACACGCTCGCCGCGTATCAGGCGCTAGCGTCCGGTCAACCCGCCGCGCCGGTGCTGCCTGAGCTGCCGATTCAGTACGCCGACTATGCCATCTGGCAGCGACAAAGCCTGCAAGGCGCGCTCCGTGAGCGCCTGCTGCGCTACTGGCAGCAGCTCCACCCGCCGCTCCCGCAACTGGATCTGCCAACCGATTATCCGCGCCCGGCCCGGCGCAGCTCCGATGGAGCGACGGCGCACGTTCTGCTCCCACATGCCGCGATCACCGCGCTGCGCGAGCTGGTGGCCGACCACGACGCGACGCTCTTTATGGGCTTGCTGGCGGTGTGGGCGGGCCTGCTCAGCCGCTATACCGGCCAGCACGATCTGCTGGTGGGCACGCCGATCGCCGGGCGCACCCGCCCGAAAGTTGCTCATCTGATCGGCTTCTTCACCAACACCCTGGTGCTGCGCCTCGACCTCACGGGCACGCCTACCTTTCACGAGCTGCTCCATCGAGTGCGTCAGGTCTGTCTCGCCGCCTACGAGCATCAGGATCTACCGTTTGAGCAGCTTGTCGAGGCGCTGCCGGTCGCGCGGCACGGCACCGATAATCCGCTATTCCAGGTCTTCTACGCCCTGGATAACACGCCGGAGCTGGCGCTGGAAATCCCAGGGCTGCGCCTGGAGCCCGTGACCTTCACGGCTACCACGGTGCAGTTCGATCTGGCGCTGAGCGTGCGTGAAACGGCTGAGGCTGTGACCGGCAGCCTGTCCTACCGCACCGACCTGTTCGCTCCCGCGACGATTGAACGGCTGATCAGCCACCTGCTCACGCTGCTGAACGCCGTAGTCGCCGACCCCTGCCGCCCACTGGCCGCCGTGCCCGTGCTGACGACCGCCGAGCGCCAGCAAATCCTGGTCGAGTGGAACGCCACCGCTGCCGCCTATCCGCAGGATCAGTGTATCCATGAGCTGGTGGCGGCTCAGGCTGCGCGCACGCCTGACGCCATCGCGGTGATCTTCGAGGGCACGTCGCTGACGTACGCCGAGCTTGACGGGCGCGCCAATCAGATGGCGCACTATCTCCAATCGCTGGGCGTCGTGCCTGAGTCGCGGGTCGCGATCTGCCTGGAACGATCGCTGGATCTGGTCGTCGGGCTGCTTGGCGTGCTCAAGGCGGGCGGTGCTTATGTGCCGCTCGATCCGTCGCATCCACCGGAGCGGCTCCAGTTCATGCTCGCCGACGCGCAGGCAGCGGTGCTGGTCACGCAGCAGGCGATGACCGAGCGGTTTGGGCTAGCGTATTCGAGCCAGAGCGGCACGCTCCACGTGCTCATCCTTGATCGCGACTGGCCGACGATCGCCGCGCAGCCCGCGACCGCTCCGGCGAGTCCGGTTGCGGCTGACCATCTAGCCTACATGATCTACACGTCGGGCTCCACGGGACAGCCTAAGGGCGCGCTCAATACACATCGCGGCATTGTCAACCGGCTGCTGTGGATGCAGGACACCTATCGGCTTAGCGCAGATGATCG comes from Herpetosiphonaceae bacterium and encodes:
- a CDS encoding VOC family protein — protein: MKQSIGLVSLVVREYDEAIAFYVDTLGFTLVEDTYIPQQDKRWVVVAPAGSHGAHLLLARAVGQEQASRIGNQTGGRVFLFLYTDDFWRDFHAYQARGVVFVREPRDESYGTVAVFSDLYGNLWDLVQPRQGS
- a CDS encoding MFS transporter, which translates into the protein MMKTFYAVVVNSLAASLTNTLVWFAVTFWVYLETKSVVATSIMAGAYLTTTTISGFFLGSLVDRYPKKTAMLVSSLGSLLCYTLASITYLATPPQVFTNASSLMLWTFIILALLGAIIGNLRSIALSTLVTLLIPEDGRDRANGLVGTANGVAFLVASIFSGLAVGFLGIFWVLGFALALTTLVIVHLWTITFAERESVHPEAHTDRIDLRGTIHVIRLVPGLFGLIFFHTFNNFLGGVFMSLMDAYGLLLVSVQVWGGLWGFLSLGFIVGGLIVARKGLGASPLRTLFLTNIVMWIIASIFTIQASIVLLTVGLFLYLCLIPVVEASEQTILQSVIPPERQGRVFGFAQSIEQAASPLTAFLIGPIAQFIFIPFMTTGSGVELLGPWFGTGPDRGLALVFTVTGLIGLAVTLMAMRSYSYRTLSRKYQKQSFALAFSE
- a CDS encoding alpha/beta hydrolase, whose amino-acid sequence is MTASEHSATQHGHSIRANDLDIYYQEHGQGRPLLLIHGGALTSESWQLYRAAFAERYRVITPDSRGHGRTRNPTGSMSFGLLADDMVALVQALDLQKPLICGYSDGGQVALEIGMRYPDLPQALVIGGAYRELTEASRTWVRSILGDPQSPEVDIEQFERDNADFAAMLKRLHGPDGWKTLLKNIKPMWNASLNYTQDDFARVVAPTMVLLGDRDGFVPVEAGVEMYRLLPNAELAVVPGAEHADFIFSPENIAIVQPLILDFLLRHGDPVGQTAPSEHTS
- a CDS encoding MFS transporter, whose product is MAASATAVRQRAALLVGLAYAAFISLGLPDGLTGVAWPSIRSTFGLSLDALGALITTGTLGYLVSSFSSGRVLARIGVGWLLVLSCLATALSLLGYSAAPQWIVMVGLGLLAGLGAGAIDAGLNTYAAENFSPRTMNWLHASFGLGAATGPIVMSSVISAGQSWRLGYLLVGMAQLILASCFAVTRSQWHASADEGHAEPTPSAPMIRTLALPSAWLSILLFFLYAGLELSAGQWLYTLLTEARGMLPALAGIWVSVYWGSLTVGRLLSGVIVAHIPVRTLLQLCMVGAILGVVMLWLNLASWLSLAGVALLGLALAPMFPSLISLTPARMGPAHAANTVGFQIAAATFGAASLVGGFGLIADRLGLETLGPFLLVTAVLLLAAFEILERQPRVPEIRR
- a CDS encoding LacI family DNA-binding transcriptional regulator; its protein translation is MTQDGSREKRQRVTINDVASALGVAVSTVSNAYNRPDQLSTKLRTRILDVAAQLGYPGPDPVARSLRQQRAGAVGVLFSERLSYVFTDPAAVQVLDGIASALEAAGLGLLLVPGRADTTTTVQRALVDGFLLYSMLEDDPLVGAALARRIPTVLLDQPPREGVPSITVDDADGARQAAEHLLSLGHRRFAIITDRLTEPLADSAAAERLTPHEQAAHTFFVTQLRFQGYRRALEQAGLSWNDVPISVCADNSEADGAAAMQALLTRSPRPTAVLCITDRLALGAVTAARQAGLYVPQDISIVGFDDIPPAAHVTPPLTTIRQEHREKGRLAGQALIALLRGEAVAQTGPLPVQLVIRGTTGPVPA
- a CDS encoding amino acid adenylation domain-containing protein, which gives rise to MTQEDSSQAAGLSAAQRARLLQHLRHKNVVKAQQHTIPRADLQAPIAASFAQQRLWLLHQLAPDDPAYNWPACVRCIGPLDPERLQRSLTALIARHAILRTTFGTIDGQPVQQIAAPAPPPLPVVSLEQLTPDEQEAEVQRRVHAAARQPFDLAHGPLLRATLLRLSPTEHVLVLFLHHIIADGWSASILLRDTLAAYQALASGQPAAPVLPELPIQYADYAIWQRQSLQGALRERLLRYWQQLHPPLPQLDLPTDYPRPARRSSDGATAHVLLPHAAITALRELVADHDATLFMGLLAVWAGLLSRYTGQHDLLVGTPIAGRTRPKVAHLIGFFTNTLVLRLDLTGTPTFHELLHRVRQVCLAAYEHQDLPFEQLVEALPVARHGTDNPLFQVFYALDNTPELALEIPGLRLEPVTFTATTVQFDLALSVRETAEAVTGSLSYRTDLFAPATIERLISHLLTLLNAVVADPCRPLAAVPVLTTAERQQILVEWNATAAAYPQDQCIHELVAAQAARTPDAIAVIFEGTSLTYAELDGRANQMAHYLQSLGVVPESRVAICLERSLDLVVGLLGVLKAGGAYVPLDPSHPPERLQFMLADAQAAVLVTQQAMTERFGLAYSSQSGTLHVLILDRDWPTIAAQPATAPASPVAADHLAYMIYTSGSTGQPKGALNTHRGIVNRLLWMQDTYRLSADDRVLQKTPFSFDVSVWEFFCPLLSGAALVVAKPGGHQDPAYLVELIAAQRITLLHFVPSMLRIFLDEPGLDRITSVRRVLCSGEALTHDLQERFFELLPNVELHNLYGPTEDAVEVSFWACRRDSRAQHVPIGRPVANTQLYVLDRRLQPQPVGAPGELHIGGVQVGRGYHGRPALTAEKFVPDPYSSAPGARLYKTGDLARFRADGAIEYLGRRDQQVKLRGYRIELGEIEATLRQHEAVREAVVVLREDHAGDQRLVAYVVGAQRSTFDKLRTRNVEPEARNVELEMWNSQLRAYLKDRLPGYMVPSAFVLLDALPLNANGKLDRSALPGIASHTAADREYVVPETALEVQLVRIWEAVLHVHPMVLPITSSSVAVTRSSPCACSPRSKSSLGKRCRWHSCSPDRRSVSWRARSMILAGPACSATLTTCRRSSRPWWQFNREARNHHSF